The proteins below are encoded in one region of Reichenbachiella sp. 5M10:
- a CDS encoding RNA polymerase sigma factor, whose amino-acid sequence MSSDFYTSYILPYAAIIIKICRAYTNTQEDFEDYYQEVSLQIWRSRDNFREQSEWSTWVYRISLNVCLTLLKKKKKNGQYFASDYLPDIVTEDSRAFADESLNALYDAIRRLSEVDRAVILLYLEEKSYQEIADIIGTNANNIGVRISRIKERLKTLLDGKVN is encoded by the coding sequence ATGAGTAGTGATTTTTACACTTCGTACATATTGCCTTATGCGGCAATCATCATCAAAATCTGCCGAGCCTATACCAATACACAGGAAGATTTTGAGGATTACTACCAAGAGGTCTCGTTGCAAATCTGGCGGAGCAGAGACAATTTTCGCGAACAATCCGAATGGTCGACCTGGGTATACCGCATCTCACTCAATGTCTGTCTGACTCTACTCAAGAAGAAAAAGAAAAATGGGCAGTACTTTGCCTCGGACTACCTGCCAGACATCGTCACAGAGGACAGTCGAGCTTTTGCTGACGAGTCTCTCAACGCCCTCTATGATGCTATACGTCGACTTTCGGAAGTAGACCGAGCCGTCATACTGCTCTACTTAGAGGAGAAATCCTACCAAGAAATCGCCGACATCATCGGCACCAATGCCAACAACATAGGCGTAAGAATCAGTCGAATCAAAGAACGTTTAAAAACACTATTGGATGGAAAAGTCAATTGA
- a CDS encoding DUF488 family protein: MFAILEAFEGTLSHTKLQKILFLVTRKQAEKSFDFVPYKFGSFSFQANQDLLTLTKRGFLSNQISNKTSNWVFESSDNYFHALKKEDQAAIKQTIKEVDGLTQKEMVRYTYRKYPYFAINSQIASELLTNEELEKVALQKREFKEQAFFTIGYEGISLEKYLNKLIINGVRLLCDVRKNPLSMKYGFSKNQLKHACESIGINYMHIPELGIESNKRADLKSINDYNRLFDEYEKTTLVENNDQLEKILDLTNSFQRIAITCFEKEPCMCHRSRVANSLKKLPAWDIEQKNL; this comes from the coding sequence TTGTTTGCGATACTTGAAGCATTTGAAGGAACTTTGTCCCATACAAAGCTTCAAAAGATACTTTTTCTTGTAACTCGTAAGCAGGCCGAAAAATCATTTGATTTTGTACCGTATAAATTCGGTAGTTTCTCATTTCAGGCCAATCAAGACTTATTAACACTAACTAAAAGGGGCTTTTTGAGTAATCAAATATCCAACAAGACTTCTAATTGGGTTTTCGAAAGCAGCGACAACTACTTCCATGCATTGAAAAAAGAAGACCAAGCAGCAATCAAACAGACGATAAAGGAAGTAGATGGGTTAACTCAAAAAGAAATGGTGAGATACACATATCGTAAATACCCATATTTTGCCATTAACAGTCAAATAGCTTCTGAATTACTAACCAACGAAGAACTTGAGAAAGTGGCACTCCAAAAAAGAGAATTCAAAGAGCAGGCTTTTTTCACAATTGGCTATGAAGGGATTAGCCTTGAGAAATACTTGAACAAACTGATTATTAATGGTGTGCGCTTGCTTTGTGATGTCCGTAAAAACCCTTTGAGTATGAAGTATGGGTTTTCAAAAAACCAACTAAAACATGCTTGTGAAAGCATAGGAATCAATTACATGCACATCCCCGAATTGGGAATCGAATCAAATAAAAGAGCTGATTTGAAATCAATTAATGACTACAATAGACTTTTTGATGAGTATGAAAAAACAACACTTGTTGAAAATAACGACCAACTCGAAAAAATATTAGACCTAACTAATTCATTTCAAAGAATTGCAATAACTTGTTTCGAAAAAGAACCATGCATGTGCCATAGAAGTAGAGTTGCTAACTCACTTAAAAAGCTTCCTGCATGGGATATTGAACAGAAGAATTTGTAA
- a CDS encoding BamA/TamA family outer membrane protein, translating into MKSLFACIVLVFAIQNVWAQQEEPVVSDSIQAQVDILDVVFKKRRDSVNQAKLQEEKKVYFSLMPLSSGSGGPNIAISVVNASFHLGNAEDTKFSNVTLYPSTNLRTYFHLKAIPNLWLASNNWNIPGKLEFTQDAQDNYGLGANTSEDSLFVIKYKLSRAHVSFNKRLVNHVYLGGGYALDYYYDIREESEADRQTDFDLYPYGTEGTSISSGLTVDMLIDSRVNPINPLEGVYVNLTLRVNPTWMGSDDLWYSMYLDTRKYINFSQEKHRVLAFWGLYWATYGEVPYLEMPASGMDFFGWTGRGYHRARFRGRQMVYTEAEFRFDFTPNGLFGGVVFANMQSELEEASQAFEYIKPAVGTGIRLKFNKFSDSNLTFDMGYGDGFNWYLGLNEVF; encoded by the coding sequence ATGAAATCCCTTTTTGCTTGTATAGTACTTGTGTTTGCGATCCAAAATGTATGGGCGCAGCAAGAAGAACCAGTGGTCAGTGATAGTATACAGGCGCAGGTAGATATTTTGGACGTGGTATTCAAGAAGCGCCGTGATAGTGTCAACCAAGCCAAGTTGCAGGAAGAGAAGAAGGTGTATTTTTCGCTGATGCCTCTGTCGTCCGGATCAGGAGGTCCCAACATCGCTATTTCTGTGGTCAATGCCTCCTTTCATTTGGGCAATGCCGAGGATACCAAGTTTTCGAATGTCACGCTATATCCTTCGACAAATCTACGTACGTATTTTCACCTCAAGGCCATCCCCAACCTCTGGCTTGCTAGCAACAACTGGAACATACCAGGCAAGTTGGAGTTTACACAGGATGCACAGGATAACTATGGTTTGGGAGCAAATACCTCTGAAGACAGTTTGTTTGTGATCAAGTACAAATTGAGCCGAGCCCATGTCTCCTTCAACAAGCGTCTGGTGAATCACGTGTATCTGGGTGGAGGCTATGCCTTGGATTATTATTATGACATTCGGGAGGAGTCTGAGGCAGATCGTCAGACCGATTTTGATTTGTACCCTTACGGGACGGAGGGCACGAGTATATCGTCAGGGTTGACTGTTGATATGCTGATCGACAGCCGGGTCAACCCGATCAATCCACTCGAAGGCGTATATGTCAACCTGACGCTAAGGGTCAACCCTACTTGGATGGGTAGTGACGATTTGTGGTACTCGATGTATTTGGATACACGCAAGTACATCAATTTTAGTCAAGAGAAACATCGTGTGTTGGCATTTTGGGGATTGTACTGGGCGACCTATGGAGAGGTGCCCTATCTCGAAATGCCTGCAAGTGGCATGGATTTTTTTGGATGGACGGGACGTGGGTACCATAGGGCACGATTCAGGGGGAGGCAGATGGTATATACGGAGGCGGAGTTTCGCTTTGACTTCACTCCAAATGGCCTGTTTGGAGGTGTGGTGTTTGCCAACATGCAGAGTGAATTGGAGGAAGCAAGCCAGGCATTTGAATACATCAAACCTGCCGTAGGCACGGGGATAAGGTTGAAGTTCAACAAGTTTTCTGACTCGAATCTGACCTTTGATATGGGGTATGGAGACGGATTCAATTGGTACCTCGGGCTTAACGAGGTGTTTTAG
- the thrC gene encoding threonine synthase yields MRYYSTNRQVPEVSYEDAIFNGLPDDNGLYMPDHIPTLSAEFFENIGDMKLHDIAYEVASQFIGEEIPEADLRRIVEETLSFELPVVEVEDKVYSLELYHGPTCAFKDVGARFLARCLSYFSAKSDKKSTILVATSGDTGAAVGSGFFGVENIDVIILYPKGKISKIQEQQLTTFGQNIQALEVRGTFDDCQKMVKDAFLNKELKEKYNLTSANSINMARLIPQSFYYFWTYALLKDQGDLVVSVPSGNFGNLTAGLLAQKMGLPVKQFVASTNVNDIVPSYLTTGEFTPRPSTSTISNAMDVGNPSNFYRMKEVFGSSWEAMKEGVKGYAYDDKQTAETVKQVYQATDYLLDPHGAVGYLGLKEYMKDHKGSVGVFLETAHPAKFGDVVEPIIQQPVEMPERLAEFAKRTKVATEIDATQDELIQILEKA; encoded by the coding sequence ATGAGATATTACAGCACGAACAGACAAGTCCCAGAGGTGAGTTATGAGGACGCGATTTTCAACGGGTTGCCGGATGACAATGGCCTGTACATGCCCGACCATATCCCGACGCTATCGGCAGAGTTTTTCGAGAATATCGGGGACATGAAACTGCACGATATCGCCTACGAGGTGGCGAGTCAGTTCATCGGGGAGGAGATCCCCGAGGCAGACCTGAGACGGATCGTCGAGGAGACTTTGAGCTTTGAGTTGCCTGTGGTAGAGGTGGAGGACAAGGTCTATTCGCTGGAGCTGTACCACGGTCCTACCTGTGCGTTCAAGGACGTGGGGGCGAGGTTTTTGGCGAGATGCCTGAGCTACTTCTCTGCCAAGAGCGACAAGAAATCTACCATCCTCGTGGCGACCTCTGGCGATACAGGGGCAGCCGTAGGGAGTGGGTTCTTTGGGGTGGAAAACATCGATGTGATCATCCTTTACCCGAAAGGGAAGATCTCCAAAATACAGGAGCAACAGCTCACGACTTTTGGTCAAAACATCCAAGCACTCGAAGTGCGTGGGACTTTTGACGACTGTCAAAAAATGGTCAAAGACGCTTTCCTCAACAAAGAACTGAAGGAGAAATACAACCTGACCTCTGCCAACTCGATCAATATGGCGCGCTTGATTCCTCAGTCGTTTTACTACTTCTGGACCTATGCCTTGCTCAAGGATCAGGGTGATCTGGTGGTGTCTGTGCCGAGCGGCAACTTTGGCAACCTGACAGCTGGCCTGCTGGCACAAAAGATGGGACTGCCTGTCAAGCAATTCGTCGCATCGACCAATGTCAACGATATCGTGCCATCGTATTTGACGACTGGTGAGTTCACACCGCGCCCGTCTACCTCGACCATCTCCAACGCCATGGATGTCGGCAACCCGAGCAACTTCTACCGTATGAAAGAGGTCTTCGGTTCGTCATGGGAGGCGATGAAAGAAGGCGTGAAAGGTTATGCCTACGACGACAAACAAACCGCTGAGACTGTGAAGCAGGTCTATCAAGCGACCGATTATCTACTCGACCCACATGGCGCAGTAGGCTACCTCGGTCTCAAAGAATACATGAAGGATCACAAGGGGAGCGTAGGGGTCTTCTTGGAGACGGCGCATCCCGCCAAGTTTGGTGATGTGGTCGAACCTATCATCCAGCAGCCTGTAGAGATGCCTGAGCGCCTAGCGGAGTTTGCCAAGCGCACCAAAGTCGCCACCGAGATCGATGCGACACAGGACGAGTTGATCCAAATCTTAGAAAAGGCCTAA
- a CDS encoding DoxX family protein, producing MKSKILLVLTVLFGLMMVNSGLSKFFNYMPMPEMSEEQMALFGAFATIGWLFPLVGAVEVVGGILIAIPKLRALGAIVILPVMVGIVIHHIVHDPSTLVVALVMLAINLWAILDNKDKYMPMIS from the coding sequence ATGAAAAGTAAAATACTTTTGGTACTGACAGTACTGTTTGGGTTGATGATGGTCAACTCAGGTTTGAGCAAATTTTTCAACTACATGCCTATGCCAGAGATGAGCGAGGAGCAGATGGCATTGTTTGGTGCTTTTGCTACGATCGGCTGGTTGTTTCCGTTGGTGGGAGCTGTAGAAGTGGTCGGAGGGATCTTGATTGCGATACCGAAGCTGCGAGCTTTGGGTGCGATAGTGATCTTGCCTGTGATGGTAGGGATTGTGATTCACCACATTGTGCATGATCCGTCGACCTTGGTGGTGGCCTTGGTGATGCTAGCGATCAACCTCTGGGCGATCCTAGACAACAAGGACAAGTACATGCCGATGATTAGCTAA
- a CDS encoding helical backbone metal receptor translates to MPQYKDQLDRLVIVPELPQRIVSLVPSLTELLYDLGMGDRVVGLTKFCVHPDAWWRSKTRVGGTKQLKHAVIASLAPDLILANKEENIREDVEALMPHYPVWVSDVHDLSEALEMIRSVGELTESQSRARALADEIEASFEALTQTKPQRVLYLIWQEPWMSAGRGTFIDDMLQRSGYVNAVTATRYPVMTDEEIVALRPEIVMLSSEPFPFQEKHLERMQALLPNSRVLLVDGEMYSWYGSRLRLSAAYFESIVSGH, encoded by the coding sequence ATGCCCCAGTACAAAGATCAATTAGATAGACTCGTGATTGTCCCTGAGTTGCCTCAGCGGATTGTTAGCTTAGTGCCATCGTTGACTGAGCTGCTGTACGACCTAGGGATGGGAGACCGAGTAGTAGGCCTCACCAAGTTTTGTGTACACCCCGATGCGTGGTGGAGATCCAAGACGCGCGTAGGTGGCACGAAGCAGCTGAAGCATGCTGTGATTGCCTCACTAGCGCCCGATCTCATCCTCGCCAACAAGGAAGAAAATATACGAGAGGATGTAGAGGCACTGATGCCACACTACCCTGTCTGGGTGAGTGATGTCCATGACCTGTCAGAGGCACTCGAGATGATCCGGTCTGTGGGCGAACTCACAGAGAGTCAGTCTCGGGCGAGGGCACTGGCAGATGAGATCGAGGCATCTTTCGAGGCTCTGACTCAGACTAAGCCGCAGCGTGTGCTTTACCTGATTTGGCAGGAGCCATGGATGAGTGCTGGGCGAGGCACTTTCATCGATGACATGTTGCAGCGCTCCGGCTATGTCAACGCCGTGACCGCTACACGCTACCCTGTCATGACGGACGAGGAGATCGTTGCACTTCGGCCCGAGATCGTGATGCTCTCTTCAGAACCTTTCCCTTTTCAGGAAAAGCATCTGGAGCGCATGCAAGCTTTGCTGCCCAATAGTCGCGTGCTGCTCGTCGATGGGGAGATGTACAGTTGGTACGGGAGTCGGTTGCGTTTGAGTGCAGCCTATTTCGAATCGATAGTTTCTGGACACTAG
- a CDS encoding WG repeat-containing protein: MKRVLTLGTVLLLSIQSFAQTYVAQVKPTGSKNWGYVASSGEMILEDNYRKCTAFSEEGLALYYVRPYFKIINLEGEVIPSDINGYKILELFGFGMKGFQDGMLAVHRDDKWGFLNTEGKVAIDLEYDKVIAFNNGKSVGQKGEKFYLLSTDGSSSLIDIPDIIEVNDFVNGLAPFRTADKKWGFIDSSGQVAIPAMYMAVGYFTTDLAWARGDNELLGFIDQSGKWVIEPKFQTAKSFDPTNDIARIKIDDQWGYTNRSGDVIRIEDTSKWEDFNDGLALGRKDDQFGFFDESGQWVIEPQFEGARHFKNGFAAAKKDGLWGYIDKTGKWVIEPQYAGVKDFEKVN; the protein is encoded by the coding sequence ATGAAAAGAGTACTCACTCTGGGCACGGTCTTGTTGCTATCCATACAATCCTTCGCCCAAACCTATGTCGCACAAGTCAAACCAACAGGCTCCAAAAACTGGGGGTATGTTGCCAGCTCTGGCGAAATGATCCTAGAGGACAACTACCGCAAGTGCACCGCGTTTTCTGAAGAAGGTCTGGCGCTCTACTACGTCCGTCCCTATTTCAAAATCATCAACCTCGAAGGAGAAGTCATCCCCAGTGACATCAACGGATACAAAATCCTAGAATTATTTGGGTTTGGCATGAAAGGCTTCCAGGACGGCATGCTCGCTGTGCATCGGGACGACAAGTGGGGCTTTCTCAATACCGAAGGAAAAGTCGCCATCGATTTAGAGTACGACAAAGTCATTGCATTCAATAATGGAAAATCTGTGGGACAAAAAGGGGAGAAGTTCTACCTCCTCAGCACAGACGGATCATCGTCGCTGATCGACATCCCCGACATCATAGAAGTCAATGATTTTGTCAACGGTCTGGCTCCTTTTCGCACCGCCGACAAAAAATGGGGCTTTATCGACTCTTCAGGACAAGTCGCCATCCCTGCCATGTACATGGCTGTAGGCTACTTCACCACAGATCTAGCTTGGGCACGTGGAGACAATGAGCTCCTCGGGTTCATAGATCAATCCGGGAAGTGGGTCATAGAACCCAAATTCCAAACAGCTAAAAGCTTTGACCCAACCAACGACATAGCACGCATCAAAATAGATGACCAATGGGGATACACCAACAGATCTGGTGATGTCATCCGTATAGAAGATACCAGCAAGTGGGAAGATTTCAATGACGGGCTAGCGCTCGGAAGGAAAGATGACCAATTCGGGTTCTTCGATGAATCAGGTCAATGGGTCATTGAGCCGCAATTCGAAGGGGCAAGACACTTCAAAAACGGTTTTGCGGCTGCCAAGAAAGATGGACTCTGGGGCTACATCGACAAAACTGGAAAATGGGTCATCGAGCCGCAGTATGCTGGTGTCAAAGACTTTGAAAAAGTAAACTAA
- a CDS encoding homoserine kinase: MSNSIKVFSPSTVANVGCGYDVLGFALDGIGEEMVVTELSDDKMVILENDKFDLPLKPDKNVASVAAQALLDAAGIKKGYSFAFDKQIHPGSGMGTSASSSAGAVFAVNELIGRPFNTHQLVEFAMEGERMLSGKAHADNVAPNLLGGFTLVRAYGPLDVLQLPTPDNMYVAIVHPQVVVKTTDAKRMLKQTVKLDQAVAQWGNVGGLVSGLYESDFGLIGRSMEDHIVEPVRKLLIPLYDEVKAKALEEGAIGCSIAGSGPSIFAFAEGKATAEKIKASMQAIYDEVGILAYTYLSKIGTEGVRVL, translated from the coding sequence ATGTCTAATTCAATCAAAGTTTTTTCACCCTCTACAGTCGCCAATGTAGGCTGTGGATATGACGTTTTGGGGTTCGCTCTCGATGGCATAGGCGAAGAAATGGTCGTGACCGAATTGTCTGATGACAAGATGGTCATCCTCGAAAATGACAAGTTTGATCTGCCGCTCAAGCCTGACAAAAACGTCGCATCGGTGGCCGCTCAGGCGCTACTCGATGCAGCAGGTATCAAGAAGGGCTACAGCTTCGCGTTTGACAAGCAGATCCATCCCGGTAGTGGGATGGGGACGAGTGCTTCGAGCTCGGCAGGCGCTGTGTTTGCGGTCAACGAACTGATCGGCCGACCTTTCAATACGCATCAGCTCGTGGAGTTCGCGATGGAAGGAGAAAGAATGCTCTCAGGCAAGGCACATGCAGACAACGTCGCGCCCAACCTGCTCGGCGGTTTTACGCTCGTGCGTGCCTATGGGCCACTCGACGTGCTGCAGTTGCCCACACCGGACAACATGTACGTGGCGATCGTCCACCCACAGGTGGTGGTCAAGACCACAGATGCCAAGCGTATGCTCAAGCAGACGGTCAAGCTCGACCAAGCAGTCGCCCAATGGGGCAATGTCGGTGGGCTCGTGTCGGGACTGTACGAATCGGACTTTGGGCTGATTGGTCGCTCGATGGAGGACCATATCGTCGAGCCGGTACGCAAGTTGCTGATTCCGCTCTATGACGAAGTGAAGGCCAAAGCGCTCGAAGAGGGTGCCATCGGATGCAGCATCGCTGGGTCAGGCCCTTCGATATTCGCATTTGCCGAGGGCAAAGCAACCGCAGAAAAAATCAAGGCCAGCATGCAAGCCATCTACGACGAAGTAGGCATACTGGCTTATACTTACTTATCCAAAATCGGCACAGAAGGCGTGAGAGTTCTTTAA
- a CDS encoding C39 family peptidase, with product MYYADKEQSSNASLRSESGLSDREREVLKKVAEENARRRASEAPVETQIEQFLAEDVHTLENLVGSGAGATTVEPESQKAPRRTEADLQKEASKQAVERAGADKHYSKLKRDTLFKHGKAHPNLKQAFRDFEAEMWSAGYEVGTRGFVDALEAEFIGLKWGVIVRGEVFGEYTGSEASLKSDAESKQVKNKNTQITAGVGAGSAKNLKADVLIIQKALLNLGILSETAFVEESTSVNNTPTPSVEKEKIKKTIAAITRFQEEVLHWKSSDGNISGPNSATLKEMVAERMDCDLVQKKLAAYPALKAKREADQKKEEEKKVAAAEAKHKAEQEAERIKCIEQEAATVDNVRRFIEKYPDTIQLAKALKEYVLINPKFVMALLQESGRMDRDNVVYALMKRMTDAELASVEDDLLVQMQSALEAWLVSMSDYSKEIGRLKKFTSSEREEGKNDLDRLMSQERLEPEQIAEVRKLVAKLPKKGQAKYYIELQSKVNYKNQRNNESDATESDEKKHDWINSNSTAGDIMCNLTSVAMALEYLGVSNPEPEIQFEDYLEGKRIEDFPGLPRTKDLTWSKLASSLGVTSQTINVGSNKEDVLRSKLEGELKEGAGIVLSAFSYKSSKGHIVRLQGIEFEGLRVDDPYGKVSDHLGDRESGLSGYYKKGEGAYDNRNSKSTESGVGEDNLWKWEDLLKTEIKYAVVFKKQY from the coding sequence ATGTATTATGCTGACAAAGAGCAAAGCTCGAACGCAAGCCTAAGATCTGAGTCGGGTCTTAGCGATCGAGAAAGAGAAGTACTCAAAAAAGTAGCTGAAGAGAATGCGCGAAGAAGAGCTTCGGAAGCTCCCGTAGAAACTCAGATTGAACAATTCCTTGCAGAGGATGTACACACCCTAGAAAATCTCGTAGGGTCTGGCGCAGGAGCAACGACAGTAGAGCCAGAAAGCCAAAAAGCGCCGAGACGCACAGAAGCGGATCTTCAAAAAGAAGCTTCCAAACAAGCCGTCGAAAGAGCAGGGGCTGACAAGCACTATTCTAAACTAAAAAGAGATACACTATTCAAACATGGAAAGGCGCACCCAAACCTCAAACAAGCCTTTAGAGATTTTGAAGCTGAGATGTGGAGTGCCGGGTATGAAGTCGGCACGAGAGGTTTCGTGGATGCATTGGAAGCCGAATTCATAGGCCTCAAGTGGGGTGTCATCGTCAGAGGAGAAGTGTTCGGAGAGTACACCGGGTCGGAGGCCTCTCTCAAAAGTGATGCAGAATCCAAGCAAGTCAAGAACAAAAACACACAAATCACTGCAGGTGTAGGTGCTGGTTCGGCTAAGAACCTCAAGGCTGACGTACTCATTATCCAAAAAGCCTTGCTCAATCTAGGAATACTGTCTGAGACCGCATTTGTAGAGGAAAGTACCTCGGTCAACAATACTCCTACTCCCTCGGTAGAAAAGGAGAAAATCAAAAAGACAATCGCTGCGATCACACGGTTTCAAGAGGAGGTGCTTCATTGGAAAAGCTCAGATGGAAACATCTCTGGTCCCAATAGTGCTACTTTGAAAGAGATGGTGGCAGAGCGCATGGATTGTGATCTTGTACAAAAGAAGCTCGCCGCGTACCCCGCTCTCAAAGCCAAAAGGGAAGCCGATCAGAAAAAAGAGGAGGAGAAAAAGGTAGCCGCTGCAGAAGCCAAGCACAAAGCGGAGCAAGAGGCCGAAAGGATCAAATGCATAGAACAAGAAGCTGCTACAGTTGACAATGTCAGACGGTTTATCGAAAAATACCCTGATACTATCCAACTAGCCAAGGCGCTGAAAGAGTACGTGCTGATCAATCCTAAATTCGTCATGGCACTCCTCCAGGAGTCAGGCAGAATGGACAGAGACAACGTGGTGTATGCCCTGATGAAACGGATGACAGATGCAGAACTGGCCAGTGTCGAGGATGATCTTTTGGTGCAGATGCAGTCAGCTCTAGAGGCTTGGCTCGTATCGATGAGTGACTATAGCAAGGAGATAGGGAGGTTGAAGAAATTTACGAGTAGTGAAAGAGAAGAAGGGAAAAATGATTTGGATCGACTAATGTCTCAAGAAAGGCTTGAGCCTGAACAAATAGCTGAAGTAAGAAAACTAGTAGCCAAATTACCCAAAAAAGGTCAAGCTAAATATTACATTGAGTTGCAATCTAAAGTCAACTATAAGAATCAACGAAATAATGAGTCTGATGCAACGGAAAGTGATGAGAAGAAACATGATTGGATAAACTCTAATAGTACTGCAGGGGACATCATGTGTAATTTAACTAGTGTAGCTATGGCATTAGAATATTTGGGGGTCAGTAATCCAGAACCCGAAATTCAATTTGAGGATTATTTAGAAGGTAAACGCATAGAGGATTTTCCAGGTTTGCCAAGAACAAAGGACCTTACTTGGTCAAAGCTAGCATCTAGTCTTGGTGTTACATCTCAGACAATTAATGTGGGTTCGAATAAAGAGGATGTTTTAAGGTCTAAATTGGAGGGGGAATTGAAAGAAGGGGCAGGGATAGTTTTATCTGCTTTTTCATACAAATCGAGTAAGGGGCACATTGTAAGGTTACAGGGGATAGAGTTTGAGGGGTTGAGAGTTGATGATCCATATGGTAAGGTGAGTGATCACTTAGGCGATAGAGAATCAGGTTTAAGCGGGTATTATAAAAAGGGTGAGGGAGCATATGATAATAGAAATTCTAAATCTACAGAATCAGGTGTGGGAGAAGATAATTTGTGGAAATGGGAGGATTTGCTAAAAACAGAAATCAAGTATGCAGTAGTTTTTAAAAAACAATATTAA
- a CDS encoding peroxiredoxin-like family protein, translating into MKNIALFSLLVLCTVWVSCTPKKKETPMENTTETPVTGNSLQATLDAKKAAFEEKASDEKKKIYAEGIAAVAESGVLSNAKNVGDQAPDFTLTNALGEQVSLSDYLKKGPVVLTWYRGGWCPYCNLTLNSLQSELPNFQAEGANLLALTPELPDKSMSTKEKHELAFEVLSDVQNQIGKQYGIVYKLTDDVAASYQKSFDLHGYNGDESDELPLAATYVIDTDGKITYAFLDAEYRNRAEPSEIIAALQALKK; encoded by the coding sequence ATGAAAAACATTGCATTATTCAGTCTATTGGTCCTGTGCACGGTATGGGTCAGCTGCACACCCAAAAAGAAAGAAACACCCATGGAAAACACAACAGAAACTCCAGTAACGGGAAATTCGCTCCAAGCAACCCTCGATGCAAAAAAGGCGGCTTTCGAAGAAAAAGCCTCTGACGAGAAAAAGAAAATCTATGCAGAAGGCATCGCAGCGGTCGCAGAAAGTGGCGTACTCTCCAATGCCAAAAACGTAGGAGACCAAGCACCAGACTTCACCCTGACCAATGCCCTCGGCGAACAAGTCTCACTCAGTGACTACCTCAAAAAAGGGCCCGTCGTACTGACCTGGTATCGTGGGGGATGGTGTCCCTACTGCAACTTGACGCTCAACAGCCTCCAATCAGAGCTGCCCAACTTCCAAGCCGAAGGAGCCAACCTCCTCGCACTGACTCCAGAGCTACCTGACAAGTCCATGTCTACCAAAGAAAAACACGAACTGGCGTTTGAAGTACTCAGTGATGTACAAAACCAAATCGGCAAGCAGTACGGTATCGTGTACAAACTCACGGATGATGTGGCCGCCAGCTACCAAAAGAGCTTTGACCTACATGGCTACAACGGTGACGAGAGCGACGAGCTACCTCTAGCCGCCACTTATGTGATCGATACCGACGGCAAGATCACCTATGCATTCTTGGATGCAGAGTACCGCAACCGTGCAGAGCCTAGCGAAATCATCGCTGCACTACAGGCACTCAAGAAGTAA